One Papaver somniferum cultivar HN1 chromosome 10, ASM357369v1, whole genome shotgun sequence genomic window carries:
- the LOC113316541 gene encoding putative F-box protein At1g60370: MRKLSALPPEMLLEILSRLPTESVLECKLVCKPWRILVYHPSFSQIHLSHLADHGKFTFLILCYQLNEEKRQTFYNHEYNENHHEKYKPLHRITRFNINPPFKRYTIIGSYNGLICLSASYDRAPSVYQPAYICNPITKEYIILPEFNRVRYPTAYYNHGGFGYLCETNEYKVLRIVQLWGKSNPECVDVYTLGSSNGWRNVGELPSYVCNFINHGVFLSGTLYWITSTGKIVAFNMADERFYELQTLPSHKSCSFGIRVLGGYLWCSARNILTKMTYVWVLKKRGKKGNQNVMEHEEHVSWT; this comes from the coding sequence ATGAGGAAGTTGAGTGCTCTGCCACCAGAGATGTTACTGGAGATTTTAAGTAGGTTACCAACTGAATCAGTATTAGAATGTAAATTGGTATGCAAACCGTGGAGAATTCTTGTATACCATCCATCATTTTCTCAAATACACTTATCTCATCTCGCTGATCATGGTAAGTTCACTTTTCTCATACTGTGTTATCAATTAAATGAGGAAAAACGTCAAACATTTTACAACCATGAGTATAATGAGAATCATCATGAGAAGTATAAACCCTTGCATAGAATTACAAGATTCAACATAAACCCTCCATTCAAGAGATATACTATTATTGGTTCATACAATGGTTTGATTTGCCTTAGTGCTAGTTATGACCGTGCACCATCTGTTTATCAACCTGCTTATATCTGTAATCCCATTACGAAAGAGTATATTATACTTCCGGAGTTTAATAGGGTTAGGTATCCTACAGCTTATTATAATCACGGAGGATTCGGTTATCTTTGTgaaaccaatgagtacaaggttctTAGAATCGTTCAGTTGTGGGGAAAATCCAACCCTGAATGTGTGGATGTGTACACTCTTGGTAGTAGCAATGGATGGCGAAACGTAGGAGAATTACCTAGTTATGTGTGTAATTTTATTAATCATGGTGTCTTTTTAAGCGGAACTCTTTATTGGATTACATCGACAGGGAAGATAGTGGCCTTCAATATGGCTGATGAAAGGTTTTATGAGCTTCAGACACTGCCTTCTCATAAGAGTTGTTcctttggaattagggttttgggtggATATTTATGGTGTTCTGCCCGCAATATACTCACAAAAATGACTTATGTTTGGGTATTAAAGAAACGGGGAAAGAAGGGAAACCAGAACGTAATGGAGCACGAGGAACACGTGTCATGGACTTAG
- the LOC113316542 gene encoding probable protein phosphatase 2C 34: MASQVKFLEWIVPVVDVIVISRWFVDWYEIEEAERIMHCNGRVFCLDDEPGVHRVWLPAEEKPGLAMSRALGDFCVKNFGVISVPEVTQRSIISKDQFIILANDGAWDVISNQEAVQIVSSTPDKRKAAKRMVECAARACSATRQQEYLMLLAFVDTPQADRLYHRGASEYLKYLYTGL; the protein is encoded by the exons ATGGCTTCTCAGGTCAAGTTTTTGGAGTGGATTGTACCTGTTGTGGATGTAATTGTGATCTCTAGATGGTTTGTGGATT GGTATGAGATTG AGGAGGCAGAACGGATAATGCATTGCAACGGAAGGGTGTTTTGCTTAGACGATGAACCAGGTGTGCATAGAGTATGGTTACCAGCTGAGGAAAAACCTGGATTAGCAATGTCAAGAGCCTTGGGAGATTTCTGCGTCAAAAACTTTGGTGTTATTTCAGTTCCTGAAGTCACACAAAGGAGTATAATCAGTAAAGACCAGTTCATTATCCTTGCCAACGATGGG GCATGGGATGTTATCTCAAATCAAGAAGCAGTTCAAATTGTTTCTTCAACACCGGATAAACGTAAAGCAGCTAAAAGAATGGTCGAATGTGCCGCACGCGCAT GTAGTGCGACTCGTCAACAAGAATATCTGATGCTCCTTGCATTTGTAGATACTCCTCAGGCTGACAGGCTGTACCATAGAGGTGCAAGTGAGTATTTGAAGTATCTTTACAcaggtttgtga